CGACCAGCTTCGATTCAATTTCGGCAATAGCGTATCTTATAGGTTCCTTGAAATTTTCCTCCAGCAGATCAAATAGGACGAGTTCTTTTGCCCTACTTTGTCCAAGAATCCTGAGCAGCGCCTCCGTGCCGCCGGGAATCCTTTCCGAAGCGATATATGTTCTCGCAAATATCGCAGGAATACCGTCGGCGGCATACACCCTTTCTGTGAGGACAAGCTTTTCCCTTTCCGGCATCTCCAGTTTCACCGCCAGTTCATTATCTGCAAGGACCTCTCGAAATCTGTCGTGTACTAAATCGGGTGTCTTTCCCGAACTCGAAATGATTCGTGTCAAACCTCTCAGATATTCGATACCTGTATGGACAAACCCGCTGTCCTTAACAACGAAAGTCCCGAGCCCTTGCCTTCTGACCACAAGACCATCTCTCTCCAGTGCGGTTATTACTTCTCTAATAACCGTTCTGCTAGCGCCGTAGTCCTCACACAACTTCTCTATTGATGGGAGTTGTGTTCCATCACTCATCTTCTGAACCATCTGCTCTATCTGTTTATATATGATCTTGTAAAGAGATTCCCTCTTGGCCATATTCGATATACCTCCAGAAATTCAAGTCATCATACGTATGATGTATGACGTATTCTGAGTATACAAAATCCAGATTCATACACCATCTCTATTAATCGGGTAAAAAAGTAACTCTGGGGTATCCTCGATCGGTTGAGTGCAATTTCCTTGACGACAGTCATCATTACGATGTTTTTCATATCGGCGATATGGGGCGTCG
This portion of the Mesotoga infera genome encodes:
- a CDS encoding GntR family transcriptional regulator; this translates as MAKRESLYKIIYKQIEQMVQKMSDGTQLPSIEKLCEDYGASRTVIREVITALERDGLVVRRQGLGTFVVKDSGFVHTGIEYLRGLTRIISSSGKTPDLVHDRFREVLADNELAVKLEMPEREKLVLTERVYAADGIPAIFARTYIASERIPGGTEALLRILGQSRAKELVLFDLLEENFKEPIRYAIAEIESKLVDEELARLLDMKPNTSIVLLKEVHRDMNNLPMLYSEDFINTEVFRIHVLRKKI